The genomic segment GCCGATTATTTCTGGAAGATAACTGATTGAAAAAATAGCGGCAGATTGTATGCAAAAAGGTAAAATTCCATGAAAAAAAATAAAGGGTTCAGAAGCACCATAAGCTCTCAAAGCTATAATATAAGGTAGATTAACTGTTTTGATGACTTCGGCCCTTACAATTCTAGCTGGATTCACCCACATAATCAAAGTTAGAATAAGATAGGCATTGAAGATATTAGGTTCCATCAGACTCATTATGGAGGCCATAACTAAAAGAAAAGGGAGTGAAAATATCAGGCTGATTATCCAGTTAAATATTTTATCCACCCAGGTATCGTAAAGATAACCGGCGATTCCTCCGAAAAAAACACCTATCATTAAAGATGACAAAAGAGCTAAAATTGATACTTTTACCGTAAGTGCAAAGCCATGAAGCGATCTGCTGAAAATATCCCTGCCCAAATCATCTGTGCCAAAGGGGTATTGAAAACTGGGCGGCTGTAAACGCTGAGTCAGAGAAATAGATAAAGGATCAGTTAAGGGAAGCGCAGGGATAAGAAAAGTGAACGAAAGTAAAATAATTAATAGTATAAGTGTGTATTGCAGCTTGCCCTTGATTAAAATATTCATTTCTTTCTGATTCTCGGATCTATGAGAGGATACAAATTTTCAAAAAAAATATTAGTCAGAATAAATATTATTCCATTCAGGATAATAATGGCTTCCAGCATCGGAAAATCTCTTTCAAGAACTGATTTGATCAGCAGGGAACCAATACCGGGTACGGAAAAGATAATTTCGACAATAAATGCGCCTGTAAAGAGCATCGGCAATTGATTGGATATAGCCGCCAAATAAGGAATAACTGCGTTTTTAAGTGCATATATATAACAGATTTTTTTTTCATTAAACGCATAAGCCCTGGCTGCAAGAATATAGGGCTTTTTTAGTATTTCTTCCATTTCATTTGCCAAAATTTTTGAAAGAATAGCCATAGGATACAATGACAGGACAAAGGCAGGGGGTAAGAAAAAAATATAATCTGAGACACTCTCAAAAGAACCACTGAAAGAAAAAAAGGGTAAATATCTCACAGCAATTAACGCAACAATCAGACCACTGAAAAAGGAAGGGGTAGATATAAAAAGAAAGTTTAATACTTTGAACAATCGGTTTGAAAGGGGAAAGAGGATGGATAAAAAACTGTAAAATATTGTGATGAAAAGGCAACAGCAGATCATGAACAGGGATACACCCAATTTATCCACAATTTCATCATAAACTAGTCTGCCATCAACAAAGGATTTACCAAAATCAAATCCGGCAATCTGACGCAGATAAGATATAAATTGGATAATCAGGGGCTTGTCTAAGCCCAATTCTTTTCTCAGGCTGTTTACCTGCTGTTCATCAGCATTGGGCCCTAATATGATTCTTGCAGGGTCCGTGGGAATAATATGAAACAGCAAAAAAGAAAATAGTATAATACCTAACAATAAAGAAAAATAATATGTATTTTTTCTTACAAAATACATTGCAAATATAAATTTATTCAGCAGTTTTTAATGCTTCTAACATATAATGGTTATGGGCATTCACCTTCAGGTCTGTAAATTTATCAGAAAAC from the Desulfonema limicola genome contains:
- a CDS encoding ABC transporter permease — its product is MNILIKGKLQYTLILLIILLSFTFLIPALPLTDPLSISLTQRLQPPSFQYPFGTDDLGRDIFSRSLHGFALTVKVSILALLSSLMIGVFFGGIAGYLYDTWVDKIFNWIISLIFSLPFLLVMASIMSLMEPNIFNAYLILTLIMWVNPARIVRAEVIKTVNLPYIIALRAYGASEPFIFFHGILPFCIQSAAIFSISYLPEIIGLEAGLSFLGIGVQPPSPGLGKMIFDGLNYIYSSWWLAFFPAILLFFIILPVNLFYMFINKLMDKKYE
- a CDS encoding ABC transporter permease is translated as MYFVRKNTYYFSLLLGIILFSFLLFHIIPTDPARIILGPNADEQQVNSLRKELGLDKPLIIQFISYLRQIAGFDFGKSFVDGRLVYDEIVDKLGVSLFMICCCLFITIFYSFLSILFPLSNRLFKVLNFLFISTPSFFSGLIVALIAVRYLPFFSFSGSFESVSDYIFFLPPAFVLSLYPMAILSKILANEMEEILKKPYILAARAYAFNEKKICYIYALKNAVIPYLAAISNQLPMLFTGAFIVEIIFSVPGIGSLLIKSVLERDFPMLEAIIILNGIIFILTNIFFENLYPLIDPRIRKK